The genomic region GGCAAGACGATGAGCAAGCGCCCGGGCGTTATGGTGCGCAGCCGCAAGGAACTCGACGCCATTGCTGCCGACGCGCCCTTCCCCGATGCCAAGCCGAACTTCCTGCTCGTCTATTTCCTGCCGGAAAAGCCGCCCGGCGATGCGCTTGATACAATGGTGGCGCCCGATGGCGAGGGGGCGAAGCTCGCGGGCCGCGAAATCTATGTGCATTATCCCAAGGGGTCCGGCCGCTCGAAGCTGAAGCTGCCGGCGCTGAAGCCGGGGACCTCTCGCAATCTCAACACCGTGCGCAAACTCGCGGAGATGGCGGCGGCGATGGAGGACGACAACTAAGACATGGCGCGGCGGGAATAGGCGACATGCGCCAACCAAAGACCAAAAGCGCGGCACACGAATCCGAAAGATTCGCGTGCCGCGCTTTTAGGCCCTCGGTATTTCCGCAACCGGCAGAAAGAGCATCTTCACGAAGGTGCGGAGCATCAGCACCTGTTCGGCCAGCGTGTTCGGCTCCTTCAGCGTCTTCGACAGGACGATGCCGCCTTCCAGGACGGAAGACACCATGTCGGCGAGCTGGTCGACATCGACGGGTTCGCGCGGCGGATAGACGGCCATAATGTCGCGCAGCATGCGGCCGAAACGGCGCCGCCAGGCAAGCACCGCATTGCGGTTGGTTTCCTGTATCTCCCGGTCAAACAGCCGCTCGTAATAGCAGACGGTCGCGACGAGGCAGCCGGGATGGCCATTCGGCAGGTCGGAAAGCAGTTCGGACAGCAGCTTCAGGCCGAGCAGGAAGGATTGCAGCGGATCGTCTACGAGCTCACGCGCGCGGCTGAAGATTTCGTCGTAGATGCGCTCGTCATTTTCGATGTATCGGTTGAGCAGCGCCTTGGCGAGCTCGTTCTTGTCCCTGAAATGATAGAAGAAGCCGCTCTTGGTGATGCCGGTCTCGGCAATCAGTTCCTCGATGGAAGTGCCGCCGAAACCTTTTTGCAGGACGGCCGCCTCGGCTACGTCGAGGATGCGGGTCCTGGTTTCCTCACCCTTTCGCATATTCCCTCCTGTACCGGCGGTACAGTTTTCAGCGCCCTACGCTCAGGTCCGCCTCCGCCTCCGGAAGCACGGGTTGAAGCAAGCGATTGATATCAATCGGCAAAAACCAAAACCACCGGCAGTATACCGCAAGTCTCCTAGTTTGGCAGCCGATTACGCGCCAGAACATTACTCATGGACGGCAGCCATTTCGGGTGCTGCGAGGGAGAGGCTTCAACAATGGCAAAGTACAGAAATGGCTTGCCGCAGCTCAATGGCGGCACCTTCATTACCGATGGCGGCATGGAAACGACGATGATCTTCCAGGAAGGTATCGAGCTTCCGCATTTCGCCGCCTTCATATTGCTGGCTTCCGAAGACGGGCGCCAGCGCTTGCGGAATTACTATCGCCGTTATCTCGATATCGCACGGCGGCACGGCACCGGCTTCGTGCTCGACACCGCGACATGGCGGGCCAATCCGGACTGGAGGCAGAAGCTCGGCTATACCAGCGAAGCCCTGAAGGCGGCAAACGAGGAAGCCGTCGACCTGCTCGTGGGCTTGCGTAGCGCCTATGAGCGGCCCGAGCAGCCGATCGTCATCAGCGGCGCGATCGGGCCGCGCGGCGACGGCTACAAGGCGGGCATCATGGATGCCGCCGAAGCGGAAGATTACCACGCCTTCCAAATCGGGACTTTCGCCGGCACGGAGGCGGACATCGTGACCGCCTTCACTCTCACCAATATCGATGAGGCGATCGGCGTGGCGCGGGCGGCAAAATCGCTCGGCATACCCTCGGCCATCTCCTTCACTCTGGAGACGGACGGCAGGCTGGTGACGGGCAGAAGCATTCAGGACGCCATCGAGACGACGGATGCGGCGACCGGCGGGGCACCGGCCTATTACATGATC from Rhizobium sp. BT03 harbors:
- a CDS encoding DUF1697 domain-containing protein, producing the protein MPIYIALLRAVNVGGTGSLPMAELKTICEDLGFTDVKTYIQSGNVLFRSDASETAVEEKLDAALGKTMSKRPGVMVRSRKELDAIAADAPFPDAKPNFLLVYFLPEKPPGDALDTMVAPDGEGAKLAGREIYVHYPKGSGRSKLKLPALKPGTSRNLNTVRKLAEMAAAMEDDN
- a CDS encoding TetR/AcrR family transcriptional regulator codes for the protein MRKGEETRTRILDVAEAAVLQKGFGGTSIEELIAETGITKSGFFYHFRDKNELAKALLNRYIENDERIYDEIFSRARELVDDPLQSFLLGLKLLSELLSDLPNGHPGCLVATVCYYERLFDREIQETNRNAVLAWRRRFGRMLRDIMAVYPPREPVDVDQLADMVSSVLEGGIVLSKTLKEPNTLAEQVLMLRTFVKMLFLPVAEIPRA
- a CDS encoding homocysteine S-methyltransferase family protein; translated protein: MAKYRNGLPQLNGGTFITDGGMETTMIFQEGIELPHFAAFILLASEDGRQRLRNYYRRYLDIARRHGTGFVLDTATWRANPDWRQKLGYTSEALKAANEEAVDLLVGLRSAYERPEQPIVISGAIGPRGDGYKAGIMDAAEAEDYHAFQIGTFAGTEADIVTAFTLTNIDEAIGVARAAKSLGIPSAISFTLETDGRLVTGRSIQDAIETTDAATGGAPAYYMINCAHPTHFEAALDLRSTWLKRISGIRANASTMSHEQLDNSETLDAGDPADLGRRYRKLIDRMPGLCVLGGCCGTDHRHVAAICEACLPQTA